A DNA window from Bradyrhizobium barranii subsp. barranii contains the following coding sequences:
- a CDS encoding LysR family transcriptional regulator, whose translation MNWDDLRIIAAVRDEGTYAGASARLRIDETTVGRRLSRIERALGLRLFEAADGVRRPTRSCEAVLAHVEAMAAHAAEIGRVGASLAGPVGRLRIASTNTFAEEVLSPRASDFLRANPGLTLQFLTSSENVKFSRWEADLAIRLRKPDKGDFAISRLGDVKLYYFEPVATEGEPVLCAYPDELGAIPEMQFLRMKQARARCVTDNVRVIRNLIRAHRAAGVLPEYVCADLLGDRRLRATLLPKRRDAWLLVQNHLKRDPATRVTIDWVRACFQETSHG comes from the coding sequence ATGAACTGGGACGATCTGCGCATCATCGCTGCCGTCAGGGACGAGGGCACCTACGCGGGCGCCAGCGCGCGGCTGCGCATCGACGAAACCACGGTCGGGCGCAGGCTCTCGCGCATCGAGCGTGCGCTCGGTTTGCGTCTGTTCGAGGCCGCGGACGGCGTCCGCCGGCCGACGCGGAGTTGCGAGGCGGTGCTGGCGCATGTCGAGGCGATGGCCGCACATGCCGCCGAGATCGGTCGCGTTGGCGCGAGCCTGGCAGGTCCGGTGGGCCGCCTGCGCATCGCCTCCACCAACACGTTCGCCGAGGAGGTGCTGTCGCCGCGCGCGAGCGACTTCCTGCGCGCCAATCCCGGCCTGACGCTGCAATTCCTCACCTCGAGCGAGAACGTCAAGTTCTCGCGCTGGGAGGCCGATCTCGCCATCCGGCTGCGCAAACCCGACAAGGGTGACTTCGCGATCTCCAGGCTCGGCGACGTCAAGCTTTATTATTTCGAGCCTGTTGCGACCGAGGGCGAGCCGGTGCTGTGCGCCTATCCGGACGAACTCGGTGCCATTCCCGAGATGCAATTCCTGCGCATGAAGCAAGCCCGCGCGCGCTGCGTCACCGACAACGTTCGCGTCATCCGTAACCTGATCCGCGCGCATCGGGCCGCCGGCGTGTTGCCGGAGTATGTTTGCGCGGACTTGCTCGGCGATCGCCGCCTGCGCGCCACGCTGCTGCCGAAGCGGCGCGACGCCTGGCTGCTGGTGCAAAACCACCTCAAGCGCGATCCCGCGACGCGTGTCACGATCGACTGGGTGAGGGCGTGTTTTCAGGAAACGTCGCACGGTTGA
- a CDS encoding caspase family protein produces MRALSGILRQFFLTLLVLWLSFGLSLAPASADTRVALVIGNGAYVSTAQLPNPSHDAEDVAASLKRSGFEVFQGIDLRQADMQDLTIRFARAASRADVAMFYYSGHAMQYNGVNYLMPVDAVLTDEADLKRFVRVDDIVNDLQQAKNLRILVLDSCRDNPLAETLKRSAGSTRAASMGRGLSKVEAPRGTIVSFSTQSGQVAADGTGRNSPYTTAFLKHIEEPQEIGDVFRDISSDVYDSSGKTQLPELSLSIIGKFYLNGPVTVTVAPTAPQAAPKADPCAAAEAHWKAAEGIDTLGAFEDHLARFPNCIFATLAKARIEGLKQKVAVAPSGNARTTGSKDFDGSWDVTLNCPASGKAQGFTRPLVATVTNGVFHAEVQGPGGVNRLEIDGQIPADGKTTLSARGTTGASTYTLNNLAPGSPYAFTVDAQFDRTRGSGKRNEARACNLVFVKR; encoded by the coding sequence ATGCGTGCTCTTTCTGGAATTTTGCGTCAGTTTTTCCTGACCCTCCTCGTTCTCTGGCTGAGCTTTGGGCTGAGCCTTGCCCCCGCATCGGCGGACACGCGGGTCGCGCTGGTGATCGGCAACGGCGCTTATGTCTCTACGGCGCAGCTACCCAACCCGTCGCACGATGCCGAAGACGTCGCAGCCTCGCTCAAGCGCAGCGGTTTCGAGGTGTTCCAGGGTATCGACCTGCGCCAGGCCGACATGCAGGACCTGACCATCCGCTTCGCGCGCGCCGCCAGCCGCGCCGATGTCGCGATGTTCTATTACAGCGGCCATGCGATGCAGTACAACGGCGTGAACTATCTAATGCCTGTCGACGCCGTGCTGACGGATGAAGCAGACCTCAAGCGCTTCGTGCGGGTCGACGACATCGTGAACGATTTGCAGCAGGCCAAGAATTTGCGCATCCTCGTGCTCGATTCCTGCCGCGACAATCCGCTGGCCGAAACCTTGAAGCGCTCTGCCGGCTCGACGCGCGCCGCCTCGATGGGACGAGGCCTGTCGAAAGTCGAGGCGCCGCGCGGCACGATCGTGTCGTTCTCGACGCAATCAGGGCAGGTCGCGGCCGACGGCACCGGCCGCAACAGCCCCTACACGACCGCGTTCCTCAAGCACATCGAGGAGCCGCAGGAAATCGGCGACGTCTTTCGCGACATCAGCAGCGACGTCTATGACTCCAGCGGCAAGACCCAGCTACCAGAGCTGTCGCTGTCGATCATCGGCAAGTTTTACCTGAACGGACCTGTAACGGTCACGGTCGCGCCGACGGCACCCCAAGCTGCACCGAAGGCCGATCCCTGCGCGGCCGCCGAGGCGCACTGGAAGGCTGCTGAGGGCATCGACACGCTGGGTGCCTTTGAGGATCATCTCGCGAGATTCCCGAACTGCATCTTCGCCACCCTCGCCAAGGCACGCATTGAAGGCCTGAAGCAGAAAGTGGCGGTCGCGCCTTCCGGTAACGCCAGAACCACCGGCAGCAAGGATTTTGACGGCAGCTGGGACGTGACGTTGAACTGCCCGGCTTCCGGCAAGGCGCAGGGCTTCACCAGGCCCCTGGTCGCCACCGTGACCAATGGCGTGTTTCACGCCGAGGTGCAGGGTCCGGGCGGTGTCAATCGGCTGGAGATCGACGGCCAGATCCCCGCGGACGGCAAGACGACCTTGAGCGCGCGCGGCACGACGGGGGCGAGCACCTACACACTCAACAACCTCGCGCCCGGCTCTCCTTACGCCTTCACGGTCGATGCGCAGTTCGATCGCACCCGAGGCAGCGGCAAGCGCAACGAGGCGCGGGCCTGCAACCTGGTTTTCGTCAAGCGCTAA
- a CDS encoding ATP-binding cassette domain-containing protein — protein sequence MAAPLLVLDDVRKVYTRGRVIRRPTFTLQANLSLEEPGIVGVVGPNGAGKTTLFEMMTGSNAPTSGRVLVAGTDIHGVKYRERDRLAIHYHQSYQVRRFRKRIPSALLAPSPTKTPLVHLFDEPQFNLQDGYIGFMLDFFRKLRDEGRLVILCMHPTAGWHLDILAEIAGQFLFVAGGGVTRMADFRTLAAEPRFRLYLGPEMTRAADAICHSST from the coding sequence GTGGCCGCACCGCTGCTCGTCCTCGATGACGTTCGCAAGGTCTACACCAGGGGCCGCGTCATCCGCCGTCCGACGTTCACGCTTCAGGCGAACCTGTCGCTGGAGGAGCCGGGTATCGTCGGCGTGGTCGGGCCGAACGGCGCCGGCAAGACGACCTTGTTCGAGATGATGACCGGTTCCAACGCGCCGACTTCGGGCCGCGTGCTGGTCGCGGGCACCGATATCCACGGTGTCAAATACCGCGAGCGCGACCGGCTCGCGATCCACTATCACCAGTCCTATCAGGTCAGGCGGTTTCGCAAGCGCATTCCGTCCGCCTTGCTGGCGCCGTCGCCGACAAAAACGCCGCTGGTTCACTTGTTCGACGAACCGCAGTTCAACCTGCAGGACGGCTATATCGGCTTCATGCTCGATTTCTTCCGCAAGCTGCGCGACGAGGGCAGGCTGGTCATCCTCTGCATGCATCCGACAGCTGGCTGGCACCTCGACATCCTCGCCGAGATCGCCGGGCAATTCCTGTTCGTCGCCGGCGGCGGGGTGACGCGGATGGCGGACTTCCGCACGCTCGCCGCCGAACCGCGCTTCCGGCTCTATCTCGGACCGGAGATGACGCGCGCCGCGGACGCCATCTGTCACAGCTCGACCTAA
- a CDS encoding cysteine hydrolase family protein, translating into MTTAKTLLQLAGADLNPPRLGDAALVLIDIQNEYLAGPLALPDARLAIARAAALLARARESGAAIIHIAHRGKAGSLFDRAADRGAIVAELSPRAGELVIEKELPNAFAGTDLQARLAATDRKNIVLAGFMTHMCVSSTARAALDLGFRTTIDADACATRDLPDGRGGTLDARAIHEVALAELSDRFAIIARGDALK; encoded by the coding sequence ATGACGACCGCAAAGACCCTGCTGCAGCTCGCCGGTGCCGATCTCAACCCGCCGCGTCTTGGCGACGCCGCGCTGGTGCTGATCGATATCCAGAACGAATATCTCGCGGGTCCCCTCGCTTTGCCCGACGCCCGGCTCGCGATCGCGCGGGCGGCTGCGCTCCTGGCACGGGCACGCGAGAGCGGAGCCGCGATCATCCATATCGCCCATCGCGGCAAGGCCGGCAGCCTGTTCGATCGCGCCGCCGACCGCGGTGCCATCGTCGCCGAGCTGAGCCCCCGTGCCGGCGAGCTGGTGATCGAGAAGGAGTTGCCGAATGCGTTTGCCGGCACTGATTTGCAGGCGCGCCTTGCCGCAACCGACAGGAAGAACATCGTACTGGCCGGCTTCATGACGCATATGTGCGTCAGCTCCACCGCCCGTGCCGCGCTCGACCTCGGTTTTCGCACGACCATCGACGCCGATGCCTGCGCCACGCGCGACCTGCCCGACGGCCGCGGCGGCACGCTGGACGCCCGGGCCATCCACGAGGTTGCACTCGCCGAGCTGTCCGACCGCTTCGCGATCATCGCGCGCGGCGATGCGCTGAAATAA
- a CDS encoding IS110 family RNA-guided transposase, which yields MKVMSQQAAETRMDVAKAIYVSVELSQSTWLVTSFVPAIDTKMARKGLPAGQIGRLLSLLNELRARAHRKTDSWLPVIVIQEAGLDGFWVHRVLADEGVESHVVDATSIAVPRKARRAKTDRIDGETLVRALMSFKRGEPRTCAMVRIPSHDEEDRRRLVRERKALVVERLTHVNRIEGLLFAQGISGYRPLNRDRRSRLEELRTGDGRPLAPFLKAQISRELDRLELVIEQIKVIEAERDKLLASERKEANSAISMLENVRCIGPEFASLLWTEGFYRHFDNRRQIAAYAGLAPTPWQSGSVDRDQGVSKAGNPRLRTTMIQLAWLWLRHQPDSALTRWFRQRAASSGSAQRKKIVVALARKLLVALWKYVTVGVVIDGAKLKNA from the coding sequence ATGAAAGTGATGTCTCAGCAAGCAGCGGAAACCCGGATGGATGTAGCCAAGGCAATTTACGTCTCGGTGGAGTTGAGCCAGTCAACTTGGCTGGTGACTTCATTCGTGCCGGCCATCGATACCAAGATGGCGCGGAAGGGTCTCCCAGCCGGCCAGATCGGACGGCTGCTCAGCTTGCTCAACGAGCTCCGCGCCAGGGCGCACCGTAAGACCGATTCTTGGCTCCCCGTGATCGTTATCCAGGAGGCAGGCCTTGATGGGTTCTGGGTCCATCGCGTCTTGGCCGACGAAGGTGTTGAGAGCCATGTGGTGGATGCGACATCGATAGCGGTGCCCAGAAAAGCACGCCGAGCTAAAACCGATCGTATCGACGGAGAAACACTCGTCCGCGCACTTATGTCGTTCAAACGGGGTGAGCCACGAACATGTGCGATGGTTCGGATTCCATCCCATGACGAGGAAGACCGGCGTCGGCTCGTCCGGGAAAGGAAAGCCCTGGTTGTCGAGCGACTGACGCACGTCAACCGGATTGAGGGACTTCTGTTCGCACAAGGTATTTCGGGCTACCGACCACTGAATCGCGATCGACGATCTCGCCTCGAAGAGCTTCGCACTGGCGATGGTCGGCCGCTCGCACCTTTCTTGAAAGCCCAGATATCGCGAGAACTTGACCGTCTTGAATTGGTGATCGAGCAGATCAAAGTGATCGAGGCGGAGCGCGATAAGCTTCTGGCGTCCGAACGGAAAGAGGCAAATAGCGCCATTTCCATGCTCGAGAACGTGCGTTGTATCGGACCTGAGTTCGCATCTCTGCTCTGGACGGAAGGCTTTTACAGGCACTTTGACAATCGCCGACAAATCGCGGCTTACGCGGGATTAGCACCAACACCGTGGCAGAGCGGATCCGTTGATCGTGATCAAGGAGTGTCGAAAGCTGGCAACCCGCGATTACGCACCACGATGATACAGCTGGCCTGGCTCTGGCTGCGCCATCAGCCTGATTCTGCGCTAACCCGCTGGTTCCGGCAGCGAGCAGCATCGAGTGGTTCTGCCCAGCGCAAGAAAATCGTTGTCGCACTCGCCCGCAAACTACTCGTTGCTTTGTGGAAATATGTGACGGTTGGCGTCGTGATTGACGGGGCGAAGCTGAAGAATGCGTAG
- a CDS encoding ABC transporter ATP-binding protein, which translates to MILEVDGVDTFYGETQALFGASLAIEHAKVFALLGPNGAGKTTMLRSILGLTRPRRGAVRFDGHDVTRDPTHEIARAGIGWVPDDRRLCPTLSVARNLTIAQKRTRFHNWSVKEAAAIFSPLEYLMERDCENLSGGEMQMVAIARALVGSPGLVLFDEPSQGLAPKIVGDVLATILRMKEEGIASLVVEQNAEIALSVADHAAVIDRGRIVWSGEAATLRDDRALRQRLLGVQ; encoded by the coding sequence ATGATCCTCGAAGTGGACGGCGTCGATACCTTCTACGGCGAGACCCAGGCGCTGTTCGGCGCCTCCCTCGCCATCGAGCACGCCAAGGTCTTTGCACTGCTCGGGCCCAACGGCGCCGGCAAGACCACCATGCTCCGTTCGATTCTCGGTCTGACCCGCCCGCGCCGCGGCGCGGTTCGCTTCGACGGGCATGACGTGACGCGCGATCCGACCCACGAGATCGCGCGCGCCGGCATCGGCTGGGTGCCCGACGACCGGCGGCTGTGCCCGACCTTGTCGGTGGCGCGCAACCTCACGATCGCGCAGAAGCGCACGCGCTTTCACAATTGGAGCGTCAAGGAGGCGGCCGCGATCTTCTCGCCGCTCGAATATCTCATGGAGCGTGACTGCGAGAACCTGTCGGGCGGCGAGATGCAGATGGTCGCGATTGCGCGCGCGCTGGTCGGCTCGCCGGGACTGGTCCTGTTCGACGAGCCGAGCCAGGGTCTTGCGCCAAAGATCGTCGGCGACGTGCTCGCCACCATTTTGCGCATGAAAGAGGAGGGGATCGCCTCGCTGGTTGTCGAACAGAATGCGGAGATCGCGCTGTCGGTGGCCGACCATGCCGCGGTGATCGATCGCGGCCGGATCGTCTGGTCCGGCGAGGCCGCGACCTTGCGCGATGACCGCGCCCTTCGTCAGCGCTTGTTGGGAGTACAATAA